A genome region from Erigeron canadensis isolate Cc75 chromosome 3, C_canadensis_v1, whole genome shotgun sequence includes the following:
- the LOC122592513 gene encoding putative E3 ubiquitin-protein ligase RING1a: protein MPAQKRSHDSEDDVNVSEQDSPNDDVQQQEESGDEDESSSSSSSSSSDEDKDEFVFVKLAEVRKDVQCPICLGIIRKTRKVMECLHRFCRECIDKSMRLGNNECPACRAHCASRRSLRDDPNYDNLIAILYPDIDKYEAEELAFHEEEKARNKQIQDSIAETSRRQLEALGKKRASAKATANAFMRSLGNTRNLRGKRKHRSSEPQGSDNEVDGDNDNEVRSSSSSDEPSSEVRPKRYKRWAGGQSSLPPSGTNGGCDDNEAEGSRKMVGVSAGIVGSPEILTWGRGGMRSAGKNAKRQSASAIKNTRNSHLSRLIGHLQKLQKDHDELDINLKLISLDEQNIPNLHNSFVCCKPSVSTSKICQYVALENNLQAKKVELLLVKGGHSDIDSSASSSVSPAELSKPVVKPLMDELQLLNEHQSLLHIAKSSTQKDLTIAYRERSLS from the exons ATGCCTGCTCAAAAACGTTCTCACGATTCCGAAGATGACGTCAACGTTTCCGAACAGGATTCCCCAAACGACGACGTACAACAACAAG AGGAGTCTGGTGATGAAGATGAAAGCTCATCTTCTTCTAGTTCAAGTTCTAGCGACGAAGACAAAGACGA GTTTGTTTTCGTAAAATTGGCTGAAGTTCGCAAGGACGTGCAATGCCCAATCTGTTTAG GTATAATTCGGAAGACTAGAAAGGTTATGGAATGCCTACACCGGTTTTGCCGAGAATGCATTGACAAATCCATGAGACTTGG GAACAATGAATGCCCTGCTTGTCGTGCTCATTGCGCAAGCCGCCGCTCCTTGAGGGATGATCCCAATTATGATAACCTCATTGCAATATTATACCCTGACATAGATAAATATGAGGCAGAG GAATTGGCCTTTCATGAAGAAGAAAAAGCTCGAAATAAACAG ATTCAAGATTCCATTGCCGAAACTTCTCGTCGCCAGCTAGAAGCACTGGGGAAAAAGCGGGCAAGTGCTAAAGCTACCGCGAATGCATTTATGAGATCACTGGGAAACACCCGAAATTTAAGGGGAAAGAGAAAACACAGATCTTCTGAACCTCAAGGTTCCGACAATGAGGTTGATggtgataatgataatgaagtcaggtcttcatcttcatcagatGAGCCCTCTTCGGAAGTCAGACCCAAACGATATAAAAGATGGGCAGGAGGTCAGTCTTCATTGCCACCAAGTGGTACAAACGGAGGATGTGACGACAATGAAGCAGAAGGTTCCAGAAAAATGGTTGGTGTGTCTGCCGGGATTGTCGGTAGTCCAGAAATTCTGACCTGGGGTCGTGGTGGCATGCGTAGTGCTGGTAAGAATGCAAAGCGCCAAAGCGCTAGTGCCATCAAGAATACTAGGAACAGCCACCTCTCGAGGCTGATTGGTCATCTCCAAAAGTTACAAAAAGACCATGATGAG CTGGATATCAATCTCAAGCTCATATCCTTAGATGAGCAAAATATACCCAACCTGCATAATTCATTTGTTTGCTGCAAGCCAAGCGTTTCAACTTCAAAAATCTGTCAG TATGTTGCTCTTGAGAACAATCTGCAAGCCAAAAAGGTTGAGTTGTTGTTGGTGAAGGGGGGCCATTCTGACATTGATTCTTCAGCGTCTTCAAGTGTTTCACCTGCTGAACTGTCTAAACCAGTTGTAAAACCTCTTATGGATGAGTTACAACTGTTGAATGAGCATCAATCCTTGTTGCATATTGCTAAAAGTTCCACCCAGAAGGATCTG ACTATAGCTTACAGGGAGAGGTCTCTTAGCTAG